The bacterium genomic sequence GAACAACCTGGGGATCGCCTACTTTTATCAGAACCAGCCGGAGCAGGCGGTGGATAAGGTCAAGCAGGCGGTGGCCTCGAACCCGCATTACAGCGACGCCCACTTTAACCTGGGCCTGTTGTCCGCCAAGGCCGGCAATGACGAGATGGCCATGAAGGAATACCTGGAGGTCTTAAAACTGAACCCCCAGTCGGTGCTGGCCCACAACAACATCGGCCTGCTTCATCTCAAAAAGAAAAATTATCCATTGGCCATAGAGGAACTGCAAAAAGCCATCGGGCTGGACGGCGGGTTTGCCGAGGCCCATTACAACCTGAGCTTCGCCCTGGCCGCCACCGAGCGTTACCAGGAATCGGTGGCCGCCTCCAAACAGGCCATGGAGCTGAAATCCTTCTACACCGGGGGCTCCTTTAAGCTGGGGATAGATTTCTTTGTGGAGAACCCGGACCTGCTGATACTGGAACAGTGGCAGGGATCTGGCCAGGAAAAGGGGACCACCGTCTCGTCCGACATCTTCGGCGGGGTGCTGGAGGACGCTTCCCTGCGGGCCAAGTCCACCAGATGGGAGGAACGGGAACTTCAATCCGACCTGCAGAAGCTCAAGGACCTTCAGGCCCAGGGCAACAACGCCGAAGCCAAGAAGCAGGCCAAGGCCATCATAGAACAGCAGCCCCAGAACCCGGAGGCTTTAAAGGCCCTGGCCGGGATAGCTTTGGATGAGAAGCAGGGGGCCGAGGCCGCGGTGCGTTATGAAGTGTTGATAAAACTTTTCCCCGGCCAGTCCGAATACATCACGGGATTAAGCAGGTCCTACCTGATGCAAAACCTACCTGATCGGGCTGTGAAGACGCTGGAGAACGGCCTTAACAATTCCTCCCAGACCACCGAGTTGCAGCTGGAGCTGGGGCGTCTCTACTTAAGCCTGAACCAGCATAAACCGGCCCAGCAGAGTTTTGAAAAGGCGCTGAAGGATGATCCGGGGAACATCCACCTTTATCTGGGACTGGGGCAGGCCTTTGAAGGGCAGGGTCAGCCCGAGGAAGCGGTGATGGCCTACCGCCAGGCCATCAACCTGTCGCCCAAGCTCCCCTACGGCTATCACCGGCTGGGGCTGCTGCTGCTGGCGGCGGGCAAACCGGAAGCCGCGGCCGAGGAACTGAAGAAAGCGGTGGTCAACAATCCCGCCCATTTGGAATCCCATCTGGCCCTGGGCGAGATCTACTTGAAACAGAACATCCTGGACAAGGCGGCGGTGGAGTTTGCCATAGCGGTGAAGATCGCCCCCAAAAGTTTTGAGGCCCGGCTGGGCCAGGCTTCCATGTTCGCCCGCACCGACAAGGCCGACCAGGCCTATGCCGTCTGCCAGGAGCTGATGACCTCCCACGGCGACCGGGCCGAGTTGTACCTGCTGATGGGAAAATTGCTGGCCCAGAGGGGAAAGACCAGGGATGCGGTGGAGGCCTGGCAGAAGGCGGTCAATTTCACCCATGATGAAGGCCTGCGGCAGCAGGCCACCAAGGCCATTGATGCGGCCCTGCAGTGGCAGGAAGTGGCGGGGTAGGGTCGATGCCGAAGGATCAAACCACGCCTGATATCCGCGGCATTCAGTACAACGTACAGTTCAAACCGCAGGCGGTAAAAGATATTA encodes the following:
- a CDS encoding tetratricopeptide repeat protein; this translates as MDSNAQNTAALISPEEQGILRSFRSRLDAKDSAAHNNLGVVFHHKGMFEEAIEVLEKAIELDPKNVLARHNLEVVYRKSGYYDREIEQAKKNIDQSEDFSAHFRLAEALRNTGQYKSAIEHYRQALKLKSDDLLTHIYLGLTLKQQGQFDEAVKVYQAALKVDPQSYVAHTALGEIFYNLGLLEQSISELQEAVTINPDGAEAHFLLGFTYGEKGLLEKAIEESRKAIALNPNYARAQANLGIDYYNQDLLSEIKRHSEDQPQVAPDGFMTHYNLGVGFKRKGLFKQALTEFEKAMGMGQESGLVHKELGEVYLLMGQNQPAIEANKKALEFEPRNQKIYNDIGLACHRLGMSDDAIRWYQGALDLDPGYAISLNNLGIAYFYQNQPEQAVDKVKQAVASNPHYSDAHFNLGLLSAKAGNDEMAMKEYLEVLKLNPQSVLAHNNIGLLHLKKKNYPLAIEELQKAIGLDGGFAEAHYNLSFALAATERYQESVAASKQAMELKSFYTGGSFKLGIDFFVENPDLLILEQWQGSGQEKGTTVSSDIFGGVLEDASLRAKSTRWEERELQSDLQKLKDLQAQGNNAEAKKQAKAIIEQQPQNPEALKALAGIALDEKQGAEAAVRYEVLIKLFPGQSEYITGLSRSYLMQNLPDRAVKTLENGLNNSSQTTELQLELGRLYLSLNQHKPAQQSFEKALKDDPGNIHLYLGLGQAFEGQGQPEEAVMAYRQAINLSPKLPYGYHRLGLLLLAAGKPEAAAEELKKAVVNNPAHLESHLALGEIYLKQNILDKAAVEFAIAVKIAPKSFEARLGQASMFARTDKADQAYAVCQELMTSHGDRAELYLLMGKLLAQRGKTRDAVEAWQKAVNFTHDEGLRQQATKAIDAALQWQEVAG